The nucleotide window tttcaatttgtttcACTTTGAttctatgttttttttgttgttcCTCCCTTTAAATCTTTGCCTTTTTATGCAGACTGAATCAATTGTATATGGAGGAGCATTTGCTTCGCTTGGAATCGATAATTCAAGTTTGGATAGTTTTTTTGACGATTTTAAAGTTGTAATCAATCGCCTTACTGAAGATGATATTGAGTTTGATATGATTGGTATCAATCCTGCTTTGGCTAATGCTTTTCGTCGTATTCTTATTGCCGAGGTAATTTTGCCCGTTGATGTATTTGACGATTCCATTTGGGTATTTCTGATTGTTGATTTGTAACTGGACTCAGTTGAAGCAGAGACTGCTTTTCAAAGCTTTTTTATTATGACTATAGGATGTATTTGCAAAATAATAGTGATTTCATATTGAAGAATTAGAAAGAGGTTGAAAATGTATAAGTATGATGAGTTATCTCCTATTACCAAATTGGTTTTAGGACGAAACTAAATTGGGGTTGTGTGTAGTTAACTCTTTATCTTGTGTTGGTCTTTTTTAGAGTCGATAGTTTTGATTAATTGGAAATAAAGAATCTCAGTTTTTCATGGAAAACAATGACGTTCTTgtccaaatttaaaaaatggcTTCCCATGTGCGGGGGAGTGTTCGAAAAGAGTAACATTTCCATACAATCAAGTTTATGCTCGGTGAGTTAGAAAAGTAAAGTTTTCTATCCACATTGAGGGCACGGTGGAACTTTAGGTAGGAATAATGTGATGTATGAGTTAAAtgagtattttaattattttactatTTGTTAGTTATAGATCTTCTTAGTATAATAAATAAAGTAGAAGAAAATGGGTAATGCATGAGGAAATTGTATTAGATTTTTAGGGTGATTTCTATACTCATTCTTGGGAGAGTGTTAGCTTTTCGAATGCTTGTGTTACTATCTTACTCTTGTATTCTTGAATTACAACAATATACATCTTACATTCTCTCTCAAATTCTTTACTACTTTCTATTGTTTGCCTTCAACTAATATTCTAGAATGATAATGCATCCAATCTATTACATAGACTTGGCTTCTTGATGAATGATTTGGAAACTATATTGGTTGCCTAGATTTTGTTTATGAACACCCTTGCATAGAGTATATCTAGATTTCTAGAAATTTGGTATATTCTTCTGCAAATGGAAGATTGTTGAACTAGGGATTAAGTTCATCATGTATGAACTATGAGCTGGGTTTCCAAGAAGCTAATACTAGACATCGCTTCTTGAGGAATGATTTGGATAGTATTGGTGACCTATGTGTATTAGTATGTCGCTATACTTGAGACACTAATGCTATGTATACTGAATGCGCTTCATTTCCTTGGCATGATTTTACTAGCAGACATAACAGCAGCAACTTTCTTTGAGATTtagattttcttttgtttacttGTTTTCCACAGTTGAGGATAGAAAATGAGAAGTGTTATTTACATGCATGTTTATGGCATCATGCTTTGGTATGTAGCTTATGCATTGATGCATGTTCTTCCATGACTTTGAATGGTTATTATAGGTTCCCACAATGGCCATCGAGAAGGTTTTTATAGCAAACAACACATCAGTGTTAGCAGATGAGGTTCTTGCACACAGATTGGGGCTCATTCCCATCAAAGTTGACCCAAGGCTATTTTCTTATAAGTCAGGTAAAATGTAATTGTTTTTTGTCAGACTAAAATGTCAATAGTTATGATTCTGGCCAATACTGTCTAATggttaaaattttcatttttgttagATAAGGATGAACCAACCGAGGAAAATACAATTGTGTTTGGTCTTCATGCTCGTTGTGAAAGAGGTAGCTCACGACGATCAGGTAATTAGTCTCCTAGTtgagtttaaaattattttttatattttttcatttgctGAATATACATTTGGATCATGATTGTCAATCTGCCATCAATACGTTGCAGTCAAATCTGAAGAACTAAAATGGCAGCCAGATGGGAGTAAGTTTGCGTTGGAGTTAGATGATAAAGGATCAAGTTCGACCTCAGCACCGAAAACTTACACAAATTTTAAATCTAGCCAGAAAAATCGACCTGGACTTTCCGAAAATCCAATTCAACTCAAATATCCTGATATCACTATTAGTAGGATTGGCCCAGGACATGTAAATTACTTGCGACATGTTTATTTTATGTCTTTTTTTGCTATTATATTCTTGGAAATTGTGTATGGAGAAAGTAGGTTAGTAGATGAAGGTTATTTGACAGTGTGAATTCTTTTTCCCTTGGTACTTATGGGTTATTACTACTTTTTTCATTGCTGATGTTTCTTCATATACTTTTGTGaagttttatagtttttttcttGTATTAATATTGTATCACCTATCTAGGAAATCGAACTTGAAGCGCATGCTGTCAAAGGGCAAGGAAGAGATCATGCAAAGTTTTCCCCTGTTGCCACTGCTTGGTACCAAATGCTTCCTGAGGTAACAATACTGCATTGGTATCCCTACCCTCAAATGAAAGCCCTTCTCATACCCGTTATGTTTCCTGTGTGATTTTTAACATGCCAATGATTTATTGTATAGGTTGTTCTTCTGCAAGATATTTATGATGAGACTGCAGAAAAATTGGTAAATAAATGCCCAGCCAATGTTTTTGATATAGAAGACACTCCAGCTGGTATTGTGATCTTAATACTTGCTGTGAAGATGTAATTTATTTGCTCAAAAGTACATGGATTTATTGTTCTCTGTCCAATTGTGCCTAAACAGGTAGAAAAGCAACAGTTTCTAGACCTAGAGCCTGCACCGTCTGTAGAGAATGCATCCGTGAGGAAGGATGGGATAATAAAGTGGCTGTTCGACGCAAGAAAGATCATTTTATATGTAAGCTAATTGTGAttatttaatgaaaatttttatgcATCAGAAAATTTTACTCATGTTATTATTCTAGCTATGGAGTATTTTCTGTTTTGAAGGACTTTTTATTTAGCATTAGCTTCatttatttccaaaaaaaaattgtgatagTTGGAGCGAAAAGTTTATCCTTGAGGTCAATATGTATGTTTGTTGCTTTAGTTTGAAACTGGGATGATACAGAATAAACTGTGAAATGATGCAATCTAAATATTCCTATTCCTATTGATAGGCTAGTATATATTTGATGTTGTCAGTCACTTGTTTGAAGGCACTGGACTCATTATTATCgattattcattttgatccaCCCAACATTAGTTTGGTAGATACCAATCTTGTATTGATTTTTGCAGTACACTAGTTTGTTGGGGTCCCTATATATACAGATGATTGCACAAGCAATCAAGCTAGGGTCTTTTGACCCTTACACTTGCTTGAAGCCTGATGATGGCAATAGATGCCACCAAAGACCCTCCTAAATTGTATGAGTGGATGCCTAAGTATTGTAAAACAATCGCCTTTTGGCAGGGCACTGTCGTGATGGGAAGATAACTAACCCATCTTCGCCCCAAAAGGATTCAAGTGTTGGGTTCCTAAAACATGATCTGAGTGTAGCCACCCCTGAGCCAAAGATAGCTTTATTAGATGATAATGAGGAGTGGGTGATTGTTTAAAAAACGAGGGCCACCAAACCTAGGCCATTAGTTGTTTTTTTTCAGGACTGCAAGGGAAAGAGAAGGTTGTTAGTGAGACAGAAAGGGGGGTGAGGATCTCTGGCCCCATGCTTGAGCCTCTCTGTTGTAGGCTTGTAGCTGCTGCCTTGCTGGGTATTTgggatctttttttttttttttttttttcctgtttAAGGGCGTTGGTTTATGCTTGTGCTGGAGTATACCGTGGTGTTTTTGCTGGTAGTGTGTAGGTGTTTGCTGCTCCTTTGAGATGTTGTTGGGTTGCTGTCTGGGGCTTTCCTCCTGTTAGTCCTGGTGGCTGGTGCTTGCTCGGTTCGTTTAGGTTTGTTGGGGTATGGTTTTGCTCCTTGTGAACTGGTGGTCTGCTGTATAAGGTCTCTGTTGGTTTTTGATTTTGGTGCTGGTCTATCCTGGGGCTGTGGGTCCTGGGTGTTGGTTGCTTGGTTGGCTTGCCCTCTGAGCTGCTTTGGTTCTTTGGTGTACTCCTGTGTTGTTGAAGTGGTCTGAGCAGTGGCTTGGGGCTGGTTGGATGAGCTTTCTCCTGGGTGAGCTTGGGCTTTTGTTAGTGGTCTGTTGGTGGTTTTTTTGGGATTGCTGCTGTTTTTTTCGGGTGTTTTATGGTTTCGTATATCTTAACTGTTTTTTACTGTCATATGTATACCCTTATTTGCCTAATAAATTTGGTTGTTGCACTGATTATTACAGTCTCTGTCTAGTCCTGCATACTGATGCAAATCTTTTGAATTATGTATATTTGACATTATGATTTATTACCCGTTTTTCGTTTCTCATTACAGTCACTATTGAATCAACTGGAGCATTGCCTCCTGAGGTGCTATTTACTGAAGCTGTGAAGATTTTGGAAGACAAGTGTGTGCGTGTCTTAAGTGAACTGTAACCTTGAATCTATGCTAACGAACATTGCTTTCCAAAACGTATGCCATTCAAATGGAATCGTCATCGAAATTTCAAACCGTTAATGAGTGTTTTATGTTCGTCGACGAGTATTGGAGGGCAGTTGCGACTCTAAATTCTTTCCGTGTTTGAGAACGACATATCAGCTGTGTTAAAGGGGTCCTTTTTGGTTGTAAATCTCTTCCCAAcatttttcttttagttttttgCAAGATTATTAGGAAAGGATTGTTCCGTTTTTATGACATTGCTACTAAATTAAGAATTGAAAGACTACTTACAAATCAACTTTTCACAGGTTATGATCAAACACATTacatgagttttttttatttttttattttttatttttttgaagctCCAAATCATTTGTTGACGTTTTCCACATGGAATGATTTAATCGGTTTCTTTTAcgaaaaacttaattttatatttcGTGATTCATGTGTAGCATGCGTTTTACCAACGAGTATAAAAAACTTCTATATTCCCTGATTCATTTAACGTGATGAATTGTTTTTCATTGCATTCATTCTCAAGTTTTTGtctaaagtttatttatttatttgtctatttatttttgtaatcttTATAAACTCATACTTTTCTTATAATATAAGGACATAATAATTTGAATCTTAAGTCAATTTCACTCTTATATTCTAtccaattatatttttcatgaaGAGAATCAAGAATCAGATTATTATGAGGTGTAAAATGTGTGATTCTATTgttcaataattttatttttcataatagtATTGGTTATGAtttttgtaaattgtaaatattattgatattttaaaGGTGTCAATGTTGCTTCCAAAAGTTACTAAATGTATGATAATCTCTCTTATTTAGATTCTTGAGTATGTAATACTCTATTATGATTGTACTTAATTATGTAAAGTTCTAAATAATTATAGTTGCATCACTAAAATAGGAGTAGAATTGTGAATATATAAACTGTCCAAACTATACATAGTTAAGAGCTCACTAAGGACATAAAAATTTGTCAATTGTCAAAATTTAATCATACAATCTTATTTAGAGCATATACACTCATATACTCTCTAATTTACTTTCAATCAGTTTATATTTTACTATGATTTTTgctcatatatttatattcaaaaaaaattctaaaaacttaattttaattttcatagaCGGAAAATCAACTCtattaaaacttaaagttgattATTAATGCCTCAACATGTGTGATAGATTCTACCACTCCTCCTTAGACTTTCAGACAAGAGCTATTGCGCTATAAGTATAAAtgcaatattatattattattttctcgtCGAAATGAGAGGAACTTATGACTTGAAATTCTGATAAAATATTAAtggattaaattaattaattaacaaataagTTGGATATCATACTTCCACAATTTATAAATAGAGAAAAGCGTACCCTTAATACAAGTATTGGAGTCCCATTATTCTGATCTCCACCATTAGACAAAAAGCATGAGTGCATGACCTTACTTGAAAAAGAAAGGAAGATACTTCCGTATCTTGATTGGTATCTTAGACTCTTAATAATGTAAGACAAGTCTACATTGAGAAAGAGTTGCTACCTACTCTTAAGCCAATTAGTCTCATGAACATCAATTGTAGGGCCCtatattattttagttaaaaaaaaattatgggttactattttatatatttaaaatgagATATTCTTACGGTGGAACTGTTTTTATTAGGCTGACTCAATATACAGTTACAGTCTTAAAGTGATTggtatttataatcttaaaacgtTCACTTACAATCTCTAAAGTGACCAAACTTTAAGTGAtcattaattagaaaataagttaattatataggTCCATCTAATAGTAAAATGTTCTCATATAAGATCTGTTGCTTCCTTTCACTTtagttttcaattctcaccacctacaaaaaggataaattctcTTTTTCATTACATGAGTTTCTGTAGCCTACCTCTaacctaaataaaaaaattagataaataaaatataaataaatttttatttaaattgttttttcttGAGTTTAAATTCACCCACTTGTAAGTAAGTTAAGCCATCATTCATTGATAGTAATATAGCCTACAACCAAAATCCAAATACTAGTCAATCACCAAACCTTCTCTAATATTCCATGAACTATttacaatttatataattacttataattggTCGATTACAGAGATAAAGTGTCGTGTTTTGctaacaacttaattaaaaattaaaaccttCAAGGACCACGAGATAATTGGTTCTatagtatataaataaatttaattattatgttttagtttttatttttgtcacaGAATATTTGGTAGGTATAGGAAATGCTTGTTGACTTGGATTATGCAGTTTAAATAAACTTAGCCGCCACAAAATTGGAAACTATTggtgtatatatttatttttttatttatgatatatgttatttaattaatttattttttttgcaactTGATCCTAAATATTGTATTTACAAGTCAAATTTGTAGAAATGATAAGAAAAGAACAATagatagaatatataacatatcatttTAATCTCAATATATCAATTAAGATAACTCTATTGATATGATGATGATCTTGAGGATATAATTACTTTATCTTGTAATATTTAAAGATAATATTACATATAATCTTTTTTTAGCATTTATATTATTCTATGTAATATTTAGATATTTATTTTCTAGTATAAATACAATGtaattttatgattaatattaacaatcattttaaacacttctATAAACTCTCTACAAAAAATAcgtaattatgtaaattttggcATAAATTTGATCCGTATATATACTTGTTTATGTGGACTATATAtgttttgaatatatttttgttttcatcaatttttaaaagttttagtaatttctttttcaaatttttaaataaaaaatctataaaataaaataggagtattagttttgttttttGAGAATAATACACCACCTTAGCCGGATTTGACTTGATGGTTTATAGTTTTTCGTTTTATTGATTCTACTAATTACATGTAATAAATCAATTCAgtataagttaattttttttaattaggatttaggatGACAAAATACATGTAAAATGTGCAAACATAGTATTGATTTATCCTTTTCAAGACaaccaattaattataatatttttttatgttgtccgttacttattttttattgcTTAAATTTTCTAACCATtggttaataatataatttacgTCTTTATTACAACGAGTAATTGTCAATGGGTGCAATCAAATTAAGTATAATACCAATTGTAATGTGTAAAGGCTTGTTTGGGACTGAAATGAAGTTTAATATCACGTGAATTACTTCTATAGAGCATGCGACAGGTTAACAAACGTTGCCTTACCATATATCTACGCAATCAATTGATGATGGATAtatttagtgaaaaaaataaaaaaaaaatattgatctTTTGAAATGGGCAAATGACAAACAAGGGAAAGCAATcacattttaaataatatagttGATGGAAtgtgatattaattttatttacttatttaagattattatgtgctcataaaaaaaattttcaatttgcaATAAGATTTAAGacattatattatatacataaacaCCAATAATATTACGCAAATtaaaatttgactttttaaacTGTAGTGTAGTCAAATTAAATGTAATTGTTAAGAAAGTAAATATCAACTAGTTAAGCTGATAAGTTATACGTATGTTGTATTTAAGATTAGAGTATACCATAAAGTGTTATCATATTCAATATGACTtgtaaaacacttaaaaaaattaaattgttagcggagataatattaaataaatggtGTTGAGTTCTAGTTGGATTAAACTTAATTTTGTTTACAACACCTTTAAACATTAATTAAAGCAAAGTTTATAAAATTTgctaagtaaaaaaaatatcaagtcACTCAAGTTAAGTATATATCTTGAGTTTAAGCAACAACTTTCAAACAAAGAATTATTTCAAGTCATTATTTTGTAGTGATATACTATATACAGATTGAGTAGATTAATGTACAACTTTTAAGTTAAATAGAGTataaaataaacacaaaaatagaGTAATGATCACttactttattatatatttacactcttgcaatatttttgaattgttatttaataTACGTTCGcatatcaaaatttaaaattttgctaaTTGAATGAGACAGAACAGTACCTAACAAGCCcatagtacaatatcacaaatTTATTGATAACCGTTTTAATATGATATctaaaaaagtaacaatgtagTTAATTTTACTAGATTTCTTTACaagaagttttttttattagtgaAGGATTGTTCGGTGTAAGGCTGTTGTGTAAGGGGTAATTTTTAAGTACTTGTTCGATGTTAATAGTTAGTAATTGTGAAAATTGATAtttcttaataaaaataattgttatGTTACATGTGGAATATAATTTgctaagaaaaatatagaaatgATCTTAAAATGCAACTTTTGACTTTGGTACACACAAGTTGTAACCTTTTTTTTTGGTACATAATAAGTCCAGAGAAAGTAAGAACTAAGAAGGAAGCGtgtaaatcaaattaaatattttattaaaaaagataTATACCCTAATCGAGATGAAACTtgattttctattaataagCGTAAGGCAGGAGGCTAGGAACTAGGGTATATATCACCGACACAAAACAAAACCACATATGCATTCAGTATTCTTATGGAGCGACAAGTTCATTAATACTTCATTTCATATAAGTATTCCTACTTCATTAACATTGATTTCACCAAGTCCAATATATTAATTGAACCAAAGAAAATCATTAGTCTATATATcaagataaaataattaataaattgttaGGGCCACAAAAAAATTATGCAGATTTTAtgcatcaatatatatatatatatatatatatatatatatatatatatatatatatatatatatatatatatatatatatatatatatatatataattcctgGTACTCTTAAAATCTCAAGACTAGCCTGACCATTAACTTGTATTGTATTAATTAATTCCAATGGTATCAAGTACATTGTGTTTTCTTTTGGTTATAGAGTAGGAGGGAAAGAGAAGGGCTAGCGAGAATAAGACTCAAATTACTCTTGAAAAAAGTAATACATATTTCAATTGAGATAATACActattattaatgtcaattgtATTAATGGTTGTTTCATAAATTACctataatataaaatacttaaaatatttaatggTTGGTGTTATTTGCTAAATGCTTGTTTGCTCCCAGGATTAAACCTTGCTAGATTATTGAGTCCTTAACTATTTTGTATGATTTTATCTACTAAAATTAAATTCACTTCAATTATAATATTGCTTTAAATTTACTTAATTTCttagtattatatataattgaaaacTAAAAATGTTATACTTCAACGATTCAACTGTTAGCTTGGacttttaatttattcaattaaatagaGCCATGGCCTAACAGGGCCATCTCATTCATTTTAAGCTTCAGTGCGAAAGATAAATAGAACTTTATACACTAAAggcattataataataataatataccacCTTTTATTTTGTATTGATTGATGATATTTTAACTAATACTCTCTCCCTTTTCAAATATTCGTCCCGTTTACTTTTTTGCatagttttcaaaataaatttagagtcttaaaatctctaaatacacatcataaaaattatgaaaaatatataataaaaaagtatacattaagacaaatctaacgagatctcacgtagatatattttatcttcgaTATATGTTTTGAAAATCTCAATCAAATTTCTAACGGGAAAAATATTAGGAAACAAAgatagtattaaaaaaattaatttaaattaatatcaatCTTGTATacgaaaatatatatttttacgttctaaaaaattaaaaactctgGGCGAAGTTGGCTTTGCCATACTAATGAACTACGTACCATGCCTAACCTAGATTTTCCCCTATGTTTGAGGGTTGTTGTTTATTAAGAAGTGAAAACGAATTGgtattgtagaaacaaaaaaGAAGGACCACAACAACGACCATATTGTGAATGACTGAAAATCATACAAGTTCAATATAATGAGTTACTACAAAATCATCAAATCATGTAGTAGAAAGTTCCATGCAATTCATGCATAGTAGGGGTTTTAATTTCTTACAATAGTCGATAATAAagtctttaatatatatatattattcaaattaaaaggcatgcttattattttgatgatgaaaataTGTATTAAGTCATAGGTTgcatcaaaatataaaaaataatttatataatgcaataaaatagaatcttctttatatatattttcaagtaTTTTTTCGTAATTTTGTATTAAATGTTTAAAAAGATCTCACATAAAAAGAATTCGGATAAACTCAGTAATATGAAGAgatatcaaacaaaaaatatatgtagTGCATCAATAAGTTGTATAattccaaattaaaaaaaaaaaaaagactaatgGATGGTTTTAATTTGCGATACATATAAATTGTAAGTTCTTGTTATTTGGACTTTCATCCTCTTATAATGAGTTAATCTCGTAACTGAAAGGCTTCTTTTTCTAAAAGTTCCATTATTTGCCTCGAGTAAAAGGAACCATTATAAAATACTTCtattaatagtaaaaaaaaaaaaaagtaaagagcCCTACAATGATTTCGATTATGATTCTACAAATTGGTAAAATCAAGGCCATGGATGCAAGTAGTATAAAAAGACTAAAAGTATAGAATTCCTCATTTGAGAggcataaaatattttttattaaatttttttttgaatatttgattaaaactttaaaatttaaatactttatcttatagaaaaataattttaacatgATAAAAGACGTCTTTatgatttaaattaaatattactttTGTTTCTATTACGTGGAACtccattaattaattatcattaatcaCTAAAATTCAATTCTTTGAGACAAATGTGGGTCGCTGAGCCGTCTTGAAAAATTTAAGGATCTTgtgtaaaaattttttttttacgtcTTATCTATAGTAAATATattcattttattaataaacttaacatattttttttattaattttttcctaTAAGGAAGAAAAAAGTGTCCTATACAATCGATCACCTTGCACATCCTTAAAGATCTTCTGTTAGTGGAATAATGGTAAAAGAttgaaaaagtaaatagaatGTGGCGGCCAATAGCATGGCATAATTAAAgaatagctaaaaaaaactgGCGTTTTTAATTATTCCAATTTGTTAATCATGGAGGATGATGAGTGATGACAAGATAGCATTATGATGACCCATGgcattgcaaaaaaaaataataataattaaaaaattcaattattatATTACTAATAGTTGAATTAATATACTAATGAATAATAACCAATATAGGAG belongs to Amaranthus tricolor cultivar Red isolate AtriRed21 chromosome 17, ASM2621246v1, whole genome shotgun sequence and includes:
- the LOC130803913 gene encoding uncharacterized protein LOC130803913, with translation MPQLPDHLELKRTRVSCKFDAPNDTESIVYGGAFASLGIDNSSLDSFFDDFKVVINRLTEDDIEFDMIGINPALANAFRRILIAEVPTMAIEKVFIANNTSVLADEVLAHRLGLIPIKVDPRLFSYKSDKDEPTEENTIVFGLHARCERGSSRRSVKSEELKWQPDGSKFALELDDKGSSSTSAPKTYTNFKSSQKNRPGLSENPIQLKYPDITISRIGPGHEIELEAHAVKGQGRDHAKFSPVATAWYQMLPEVVLLQDIYDETAEKLVNKCPANVFDIEDTPAGRKATVSRPRACTVCRECIREEGWDNKVAVRRKKDHFIFTIESTGALPPEVLFTEAVKILEDKCVRVLSEL